AACCTGCTCTTAAAAGACGAAGGATTCGGGATTCACTTTATCGATTATCTTAGAAAAAAATATATTTTCGACTTAAATCTGAGAATAATTGACGGAAGCACAATGGGCTACGGGCTTTTGGACGACATATTTAACCTTGACAATATTATTGTCATAGATGCCCTTAAAACAGATGAAAACCCGGGAAGCATATTTAAATTCGACAGCAAAAACATCCCGGTTGATTTAATGAAAAAAACAGCCCATGATGTTGAATTTATCGATGTAATAACTATGTGCAGCCTTCAGGGGCATAACCCGAAAATAACAATTTTTGCAATATCTCCAGAAGACATAAGTAATGTTGGAATGGATATTTCATTCCCTTTAAAAAATGCGATTCCAAGGCTTGAATCTCTCGTTCTGGAAGAGATAAAGCCGTTTGGCATAGAATGGAGCATAAATCCTGAATATCGCAAAATTGCCGAATTTAAACCTTTAATTTAAACCGGAATTAATCTATCAGTCCGCCGTAAACCGCCTGACCGAATGAAATACCGCCGTCATTGGGGGGGATTTTTTTATTAAAAAAGATATTAAATCCGCTTTCTTTTAAAATTTTACCGCTTTTATCCCTCAAAAAAGCATTTTGGAATACCCCGCCGCTCATACAGACATTTTTGCAGCCTATTCTTAAAGCAATATCCCTTATAATGAGGGCAAGGGTATTTATAAATCTTTC
The Candidatus Acidulodesulfobacterium ferriphilum genome window above contains:
- a CDS encoding hydrogenase maturation protease, producing MTGIIGIGNLLLKDEGFGIHFIDYLRKKYIFDLNLRIIDGSTMGYGLLDDIFNLDNIIVIDALKTDENPGSIFKFDSKNIPVDLMKKTAHDVEFIDVITMCSLQGHNPKITIFAISPEDISNVGMDISFPLKNAIPRLESLVLEEIKPFGIEWSINPEYRKIAEFKPLI